One Tubulanus polymorphus chromosome 5, tnTubPoly1.2, whole genome shotgun sequence DNA segment encodes these proteins:
- the LOC141905458 gene encoding solute carrier family 23 member 1-like: MVVRDIPKDRGLQANELKLLYKEKHSDSNSFPVNKIPSQQVDRTSDLYYTIEECPPWYTSLIFGFQHYVTLFGGTINIPLLLAEPLCMGNDEVAKSELIGTVFFMVGIGTLLQTVFGTRLPIVQGCSVAFIIPTFAILSLPKWKCPGPQNAATGPLTNVSILLSPTEVWQSRIREVQGAIIGASMIQIVFGFSGIMGYILRFIGPIVITPTISLVGLSLFVPAAEMASKQWWIAISTVILITIFSQYMRNISIPCLKYTKGQGCTRTSGFSLFTQFPLILSILMIWLICFVLTITDVLPNEPDSWGYGARTDTRLSVITQSSWFRVPYPGQWGMPTFSAAAVVGMVSGVLSSMVESVGDYYACARLSGAPPPPKHAINRGIGIEGVASLLAGVLGTGNAMTSYSENISTIGITKVGSRRVVQIGALVSLVFGILGKFGALFVTIPDPVIGGMSLIMFGMITAVGLSNLQYVDMNSTRNIFIVGFSIFSGLTLPHWLTTHPGAINTGAPIVDQIFTVLLSTSMFVGGFLAFFLDNTIPGTLAERGLDKWCNESSETEFLKLKIKETRQRMIFHSE; this comes from the exons ATGGTCGTTAGAGATATTCCgaag GATCGAGGGCTCCAAGCCAACGAACTTAAACTTCTTTACAAAGAAAAACATAGTGACTCGAATAGCTTCCCGGTGAATAAAATTCCTTCTCAACAAGTGGATCGCACATCGGATTTATATTACACAATCGAAGAATGTCCACCGTGGTACACATCACTTATATTTGGATTCCAA CATTATGTAACACTGTTTGGTGGGACGATTAACATCCCGTTGTTACTAGCAGAACCTCTGTGTATGGGCAATGATGAGGTGGCAAAAAGTGAACTTATTGGAACTGTTTTCTTCATGGTCGGTATAGGAACGTTACTTCAAACAGTATTTGGAACGAG ATTACCAATCGTACAAGGTTGTTCAGTCGCATTTATAATTCCGACGTTTGCTATTCTATCTTTGCCTAAATGGAAATGTCCTGGTCCTCAAAACG CAGCAACTGGTCCGCTGACCAATGTGTCCA TTTTACTCTCTCCCACCGAAGTTTGGCAAAGTCGTATTCGTGAG GTGCAAGGAGCAATAATCGGTGCATCCATGATCCAAATCGTGTTCGGATTTAGTGGAATAATGGGATATATACTGCGGTTCATCGGCCCTATAGTTATTACTCCCACCATAAGTCTAGTCGGACTTTCATTGTTTGTACCAGCGGCGGAGATGGCATCTAAACAGTGGTGGATTGCGATATC gaCGGTTATTCTCATAACGATATTTTCTCAATATATGCGTAACATATCGATACCTTGTCTCAAGTACACGAAAGGTCAAGGTTGCACTAGAACGAGCGGTTTTTCTCTTTTTACGCAATTTCCG TTGATATTGTCGATCCTTATGATTTGGTTGATATGCTTCGTCTTGACAATAACTGATGTACTACCAAATGAACCTGATAGCTGGGGCTATGGAGCACGAACTGATACTAGATTATCGGTGATTACGCAGTCTTCATGGTTCAGAGTTCCTTACCCAG GTCAGTGGGGAATGCCTACATTTAGTGCAGCGGCAGTAGTGGGAATGGTATCTGGAGTCTTGTCGTCGATGGTTGAATCCGTTGGTGACTATTACGCGTGTGCGCGATTATCGGGCGCCCCTCCACCACCAAAACACGCAATAAATAGAG GAATAGGAATAGAAGGCGTGGCTAGTCTCTTAGCAGGAGTTTTAGGCACTGGAAATGCCATGACTTCTTATAGCGAAAATATCAGCACTATCGGAATAACTAAG GTTGGAAGCCGACGCGTAGTTCAGATAGGGGCATTGGTATCACTCGTTTTCGGTATTCTGGGGAAATTCGGTGCTCTGTTTGTGACGATACCTGATCCGGTTATCGGTGGGATGTCTCTGATCATGTTCG GAATGATCACAGCAGTTGGGCTATCAAATCTACAATACGTTGATATGAATTCAACTCGTAATATCTTCATCGTCGGATTCTCTATATTTTCTGGATTAACTCTACCGCATTGGCTGACCACACATCCTGGTGCTATAAATACTG GTGCACCAATAGTTGACCAGATATTCACTGTTCTGCTTTCTACATCGATGTTTGTCGGCGGATTTCTTGCATTTTTCTTAGACAACACAATACCAG GTACACTCGCAGAAAGAGGTTTGGATAAATGGTGTAATGAAAGTAGCGAAACTGAgtttctgaaattgaaaataaaggaAACTCGTCAACGTATGATTTTCCATTCGGAATGA
- the LOC141905461 gene encoding solute carrier family 23 member 1-like, translated as MVVKDSPKDRGAQAAELELLYKEKYSKSNGFPVNESPAQQVDRTSDLYYTIEECPPWYTSLIFGFQHYVTLFGGTISIPLLLAEPLCMGNDEVAKSELIGTVFFMVGIGTLLQTVFGTRLPIVQGCSVAFIIPTFAILSLPKWKCPGPRNVVSGPLTNVSSNLMATQKLMASNQSFLNANETNQVLLSPTEVWQSRIREVQGAIIGASMIQIVFGFSGIMGFILQFIGPIVITPTISLVGLSLFVPAAEMASKQWWIAISTVILITIFSQYMRNISIPCLKYVKGQGCTRTSGFSLFTQLPLLLSILIIWLICFVLTITDVLPNEPDSWGYGARTDTRLSVITQSSWFRVPYPGQWGMPTFSAAAVVGMVSGVLSSMVESVGDYYACARLSGAPPPPKHAINRGIGIEGLASLLAGIVGTGNAMTSYSENIGTIGITKVGSRRVVQTGALVSLIFGILGKFGALFVTIPDPVIGGMFLIMFGMITAVGLSNLQYVDMNSTRNIFIVGVSIFSGLTLPHWLNTYPGAINTGAPIVDQIFTVLLSTSMFVGGFLAFFLDNTIPGTLAERGLDKWCNESSETGDTEIDNEGNSSTYDFPLGMNLVRKHRWTRYVPFCPTYGVETNDEQLKVIGDDRDEIRRSSVVTV; from the exons ATGGTCGTTAAAGATAGTCCGAAG GATCGAGGGGCCCAAGCTGCCGAACTTGAACTTCTTTACAAAGAAAAATATAGTAAATCGAATGGCTTTCCAGTGAACGAAAGTCCTGCTCAACAAGTGGATCGCACATCGGATTTATATTACACAATAGAAGAGTGTCCACCTTGGTACACATCACTAATATTTGGATTCCAA CATTATGTAACATTGTTTGGTGGGACGATTAGTATTCCGTTGTTGCTAGCAGAACCTCTGTGTATGGGCAATGATGAGGTGGCAAAAAGTGAACTTATTGGAACTGTTTTCTTCATGGTCGGTATAGGAACGTTACTTCAAACAGTATTTGGAACGAG ATTACCAATCGTACAAGGTTGTTCAGTCGCATTTATAATTCCGACGTTTGCTATTCTATCGTTACCTAAGTGGAAGTGTCCTGGTCCTCGAAACG TAGTAAGTGGTCCGCTGACCAATGTGTCCAGTAATCTAATGGCTACTCAGAAGCTAATGGCTTCAAACCAGTCATTCTTGAATGCAAACGAAACCAATCAAGTTTTGCTCTCTCCCACCGAAGTTTGGCAAAGTCGTATTCGTGAG GTGCAAGGAGCAATAATCGGTGCATCCATGATCCAAATCGTGTTCGGATTTAGTGGAATAATGGGATTTATACTGCAGTTCATCGGCCCTATAGTTATTACTCCCACCATAAGTCTAGTCGGACTTTCATTGTTTGTACCAGCGGCGGAAATGGCATCTAAACAATGGTGGATTGCGATATC GACGGTTATTCTGATAACGATATTCTCTCAATATATGCGTAACATATCGATACCTTGTCTCAAGTacgtcaaaggtcaaggttgcACCAGAACGAGCGGTTTTTCTCTTTTTACGCAATTACCG TTGCTATTGTCGATCCTTATAATTTGGTTGATATGCTTCGTCTTGACAATAACTGATGTACTACCAAATGAACCTGATAGCTGGGGCTATGGAGCACGAACTGATACTAGATTATCGGTGATTACGCAATCTTCCTGGTTCAGAGTTCCGTATCCAG GTCAGTGGGGAATGCCTACATTTAGTGCAGCGGCAGTAGTGGGAATGGTATCTGGAGTATTGTCGTCGATGGTTGAATCCGTTGGTGACTATTACGCGTGTGCGCGATTATCGGGCGCCCCTCCACCACCAAAACACGCAATAAATAGAG GCATAGGAATAGAAGGTTTGGCTAGTCTCTTAGCAGGAATTGTGGGTACTGGAAATGCCATGACTTCTTATAGCGAAAATATCGGCACTATCGGAATCACTAAG GTTGGAAGCCGACGCGTAGTTCAAACAGGGGCATTGGTGTCACTCATTTTCGGTATTCTGGGGAAATTCGGTGCTCTGTTTGTGACGATACCTGATCCGGTTATTGGTGGGATGTTTCTGATCATGTTCG GAATGATCACAGCAGTTGGGCTATCAAATCTACAATACGTTGATATGAATTCAACTCGTAATATCTTCATCGTTGGAGTCTCCATATTTTCTGGATTAACTCTACCACATTGGCTGAACACTTATCCTGGTGCTATCAATACTG GTGCACCAATAGTTGATCAGATATTCACTGTTCTGCTTTCTACATCGATGTTTGTCGGAGGATTTCTTGCATTTTTCTTAGACAACACAATACCAG GTACACTCGCAGAAAGAGGTTTGGATAAATGGTGCAATGAAAGCAGCGAAACTGGAGATACTGAAATTGACAATGAAGGAAACTCGTCAACGTATGATTTTCCATTAGGAATGAATTTAGTAAGGAAGCACAGATGGACACGGTATGTTCCGTTCTGTCCAACGTATGGCGTAGAGACGAATGATGAACAACTGAAAGTTATCGGAGATGATCGCGATGAAATAAGAAGATCAAGCGTAGTGACAGTTTAA